A genome region from Paradevosia shaoguanensis includes the following:
- a CDS encoding gamma-glutamyltransferase family protein, translating to MNFDLPYPSSRSPVLGRNMVATSQPLAAQAGVAMLARGGTAADAAVAAAMVMTVVEPTGCGVGSDAFALYWDGHKLEGLNASGRAPMAWTPDYFAGQKAMPQRGWNSVTVPGVVSAWIALHDKHGRLPLDVVAEPAIRYARDGFSLSPVIGVLWQNGANQLAAQPGFADHFMPSGRAPRAGELVKRPDLAATLEDIVATRGDTFYRGALAEKLTAHAALHGGAMTMSDLDAHRADWVTPISTGFRYAAVHEIPPNGQGIATLIALGLLDPFDLESHPVDSVETTHLMIEAIKVALADCERHVGDIETMRVSPDDLLDADYLAERRRLIDPKQAGLPAYGAPRPGGTIYLCAADAEGRMVSFIQSNYMGFGSGVVVPGTGIALQNRGAGFSLEDGHPNQVGPGKRPFHTIIPGFATTHDGSAPIMSFGVMGGPMQSQGHLQMAVRVLAYGQNPQAAADAPRWRVTGGRKVVVESTFDPELAEGLKALGHEVIVETPDAVFGFGGAQLIVCGEDGYIGGSDPRKDGQVVAF from the coding sequence ATGAACTTCGATCTTCCCTATCCGTCCTCGCGCAGTCCGGTGCTGGGGCGGAACATGGTGGCCACATCCCAGCCGCTGGCGGCGCAGGCCGGCGTGGCGATGCTGGCGCGCGGCGGCACGGCGGCAGACGCCGCGGTAGCCGCTGCCATGGTGATGACCGTGGTCGAGCCGACCGGGTGCGGCGTGGGTTCGGATGCGTTCGCGCTCTATTGGGACGGGCACAAGCTCGAAGGCCTCAATGCCTCTGGGCGTGCGCCGATGGCGTGGACGCCCGACTACTTCGCCGGCCAGAAGGCCATGCCGCAGCGCGGCTGGAACTCGGTGACCGTACCTGGCGTGGTTTCGGCCTGGATCGCGCTGCATGACAAGCACGGGCGACTGCCGCTCGACGTCGTGGCCGAGCCGGCTATTCGCTATGCGCGCGATGGCTTCTCGCTGAGCCCGGTGATCGGCGTGCTCTGGCAGAACGGCGCCAACCAGCTTGCCGCCCAGCCCGGCTTTGCCGATCACTTCATGCCTTCAGGCCGCGCGCCCAGGGCGGGTGAGCTGGTGAAGCGACCGGATCTGGCAGCGACGCTCGAAGATATCGTGGCGACGCGCGGGGACACCTTCTATCGCGGCGCACTGGCCGAGAAGCTGACGGCACACGCCGCGCTCCATGGCGGCGCGATGACCATGAGCGATCTCGATGCGCACCGCGCCGACTGGGTAACGCCGATTTCGACCGGCTTCCGCTACGCGGCGGTGCACGAAATCCCGCCCAATGGCCAGGGCATCGCCACGCTGATCGCGCTCGGACTTCTCGACCCCTTCGATCTCGAAAGCCATCCGGTCGACAGCGTCGAGACCACGCATCTCATGATCGAGGCGATCAAGGTGGCGCTGGCCGATTGCGAGCGGCATGTCGGGGATATCGAGACCATGCGGGTTTCGCCGGACGACCTGCTCGATGCCGACTATCTTGCCGAACGGCGCCGGCTGATCGACCCGAAACAGGCGGGGCTGCCCGCCTATGGCGCGCCGCGGCCGGGAGGGACGATCTACCTCTGCGCGGCGGATGCCGAGGGGCGGATGGTATCGTTCATCCAGTCCAACTACATGGGCTTCGGCTCGGGCGTGGTCGTACCGGGCACCGGCATTGCGCTGCAGAACCGAGGCGCGGGCTTTTCGCTCGAGGATGGGCACCCCAACCAGGTCGGACCGGGCAAGCGCCCGTTCCACACGATCATTCCGGGCTTCGCCACCACGCATGACGGCTCGGCACCGATCATGTCGTTCGGCGTGATGGGCGGGCCGATGCAGTCGCAGGGGCACCTGCAGATGGCGGTGCGCGTGCTGGCCTATGGCCAGAACCCGCAGGCGGCAGCCGATGCGCCGCGCTGGCGGGTGACGGGCGGACGCAAGGTCGTGGTCGAGTCGACGTTCGATCCCGAACTCGCCGAAGGGCTCAAGGCGCTCGGGCACGAGGTCATCGTCGAGACGCCGGACGCGGTGTTCGGCTTTGGCGGCGCGCAACTGATCGTCTGCGGCGAGGATGGCTATATCGGCGGTTCAGACCCGCGCAAGGACGGCCAGGTCGTCGCCTTCTAG
- a CDS encoding bile acid:sodium symporter family protein, which produces MLTQLKRYGIDLYTLLLLGTVALAIVLPARGAAAPIVSSVAYYAVALLFFLYGARLKLETVWAGLTDWRLQGLMFGSTYVLFPILALILAWTLGSMIGPELSAGIIFLGILPSTVQSSIAFTGLAKGDVAGAICGATLSNLAGVFITPALAALMLGATGGGFSWQAVGSIAVQILLPFILGMVLRRFIGGWVEKQRMLTLTVDRGSILLIVYSAFGAGVVAGVWQQVPVTALLTIIAVDAVLLAVVVVCLRLAGSWAGLGTPQQTALLFCGATKSLASGLPIAVLLFPSQIVSIVVLPLMLFHQLQLLVFASVAQRRRLQLSEAGLAATP; this is translated from the coding sequence ATGCTGACCCAGCTCAAACGCTACGGAATTGACCTCTACACGCTGCTGCTGCTAGGCACGGTGGCCCTCGCCATAGTGCTGCCGGCGCGCGGCGCGGCGGCGCCGATCGTGTCGTCGGTGGCCTATTACGCGGTGGCGCTGCTGTTCTTCCTCTATGGCGCGCGACTGAAACTGGAAACGGTCTGGGCCGGGCTGACAGACTGGCGGTTGCAGGGGCTGATGTTCGGCTCGACCTATGTGCTGTTCCCCATCCTGGCGCTGATCCTCGCCTGGACGCTCGGCTCAATGATCGGGCCGGAGCTTTCGGCGGGCATCATCTTCCTCGGCATCCTGCCTTCGACGGTGCAATCCTCGATCGCGTTCACGGGCCTCGCCAAGGGCGATGTGGCGGGCGCGATCTGCGGGGCGACGCTCTCCAACCTGGCCGGTGTCTTCATCACCCCGGCCCTTGCGGCGCTGATGCTGGGGGCGACGGGCGGCGGCTTCAGCTGGCAGGCGGTGGGCAGCATTGCCGTGCAGATCCTGCTGCCGTTCATCCTGGGCATGGTGCTGCGCCGCTTCATCGGCGGCTGGGTCGAAAAACAGCGGATGCTGACGCTGACGGTCGATCGTGGCTCGATCCTTCTCATCGTCTATTCGGCGTTCGGCGCTGGCGTCGTCGCGGGCGTCTGGCAACAGGTGCCGGTGACGGCGCTGCTGACCATCATCGCAGTCGATGCGGTGCTGCTCGCGGTCGTAGTGGTGTGCCTGCGGCTGGCGGGCTCATGGGCGGGCCTCGGCACGCCGCAGCAGACGGCGCTGCTGTTCTGCGGGGCGACCAAGAGCCTGGCCAGCGGATTGCCTATCGCCGTGCTGCTGTTCCCCTCGCAGATCGTGAGCATCGTGGTGCTGCCGCTCATGCTGTTCCACCAGCTGCAATTGCTGGTTTTCGCCTCGGTGGCGCAGCGGCGTCGGCTGCAATTGAGCGAAGCCGGCCTCGCTGCCACGCCTTGA
- a CDS encoding LysR family transcriptional regulator, translating to MTVPVPDLQPSWLRSFLEVARCESFSQAARELGLQQSTVSQHIRRLEAALGRRLLSRTTHSVSLTAEGAAALDLAMQVIGAHDSLGGHFIRLAQRRRMRFGISEDFALLALSDVLHSFGRQYPDVDLELTVGLSQALYDGFDSGQLDVIFAKRRQGDRRGVTAWRENLAWIGRPGLSLDPSVPVPLIAYPPPSVTRTLAVNALNEASRDWHLVCTSGSLSGIRAAALAGMGVAAHSPRLLPTGLAIIPETSGLPPLGQVEFAALGPGRGQTIANALIDTLMASIGRG from the coding sequence ATGACCGTGCCCGTTCCCGATCTGCAGCCTAGCTGGCTCCGGTCCTTTCTCGAAGTTGCCCGCTGCGAAAGCTTCTCGCAGGCGGCGCGCGAGCTGGGCCTCCAGCAATCGACCGTCAGCCAGCACATCCGGCGCCTCGAGGCCGCCCTCGGTCGGCGGTTGCTTTCGCGTACCACGCACAGCGTTTCCCTCACCGCCGAAGGCGCGGCCGCGCTCGATCTCGCCATGCAGGTCATCGGTGCGCATGACAGCCTCGGCGGCCACTTCATCCGCCTCGCCCAGCGCCGTCGCATGCGCTTCGGCATCTCCGAGGATTTCGCGCTGCTCGCGCTCTCCGATGTGCTCCACAGCTTCGGCCGGCAATATCCGGACGTCGACCTCGAACTCACCGTCGGCCTCTCGCAGGCGCTTTACGATGGTTTCGATTCCGGCCAGCTTGACGTGATCTTCGCCAAGCGTCGGCAGGGCGATCGTCGCGGCGTCACCGCCTGGCGCGAAAACCTCGCCTGGATCGGTCGCCCCGGCCTCAGCCTCGATCCCTCGGTGCCGGTGCCGCTCATCGCCTATCCGCCGCCCTCGGTCACCCGAACGCTTGCCGTCAACGCGCTCAACGAAGCCAGCCGGGACTGGCACCTCGTCTGCACCAGCGGCAGTCTCAGCGGCATCCGCGCCGCCGCCCTCGCCGGCATGGGCGTAGCCGCCCACTCCCCCCGCCTCCTGCCCACGGGCCTCGCCATTATCCCCGAAACCAGCGGCCTTCCGCCACTGGGCCAGGTCGAATTCGCAGCACTCGGTCCGGGCAGGGGCCAGACAATCGCCAACGCGCTGATCGATACGCTGATGGCAAGCATCGGGCGGGGGTGA
- a CDS encoding aldo/keto reductase, which translates to MEKRKLGQGLEVSALSLGAMGYGKSRDIPDRPQMIELLRAAVDRGMNFFDTAEVYGPWTNEEMLGEAFADMRDKVIIATKFGWDIDQQTGEHRGGVTSKPAQIRQAVEGSLKRLGTDYIDLYYQHRVDPDVPMEDVAGVVSDLIGQGKVRYFGLSEAGVGSIRKAHAVQPVAALQSEYSLWTREPENEVIPTLEELGIGMVPFSPLGKGFLTGTIDAGTKFGDKDMRNTVPRFQPENRETNQRLVDMLRRIGEAHGASPSQVALAWLMAQKPWIVPLFGTRSIQRFDENIGSLNVRLSESDLRELNESKTTMPVEGNRYPPEHMRRVGL; encoded by the coding sequence ATGGAAAAACGCAAGCTTGGACAGGGGCTGGAGGTGTCGGCGCTCTCGCTTGGCGCAATGGGCTACGGCAAGTCGCGCGACATTCCCGACCGTCCGCAGATGATCGAGCTGCTCCGCGCCGCTGTCGATCGCGGCATGAATTTCTTCGATACCGCCGAAGTCTATGGCCCGTGGACGAACGAAGAAATGCTGGGTGAAGCCTTCGCCGACATGCGTGACAAGGTCATCATCGCGACCAAGTTTGGCTGGGACATTGACCAGCAGACGGGTGAGCATCGCGGTGGGGTCACCAGCAAACCGGCCCAAATCCGGCAGGCCGTCGAAGGCAGTCTCAAGCGCCTGGGCACGGACTATATCGACCTGTACTACCAGCATCGCGTCGATCCCGACGTGCCGATGGAGGACGTCGCCGGCGTGGTCAGCGACCTGATCGGTCAGGGTAAGGTTCGCTATTTCGGATTGTCGGAAGCGGGTGTGGGATCGATCCGCAAGGCGCATGCGGTTCAGCCAGTCGCGGCGCTGCAGAGCGAATATTCGCTCTGGACCCGCGAGCCGGAGAACGAGGTCATTCCGACCTTGGAGGAACTTGGGATCGGCATGGTGCCATTCAGCCCGCTCGGCAAGGGCTTCCTGACGGGCACGATCGATGCCGGCACCAAGTTCGGTGACAAGGATATGCGCAACACGGTTCCGCGGTTTCAGCCAGAGAACCGGGAAACCAACCAACGCCTGGTCGATATGCTGCGCCGCATCGGGGAGGCGCATGGCGCGTCGCCGTCACAGGTCGCCCTTGCCTGGTTGATGGCGCAAAAACCTTGGATCGTCCCGCTGTTCGGCACGCGCAGTATTCAGCGCTTCGACGAGAACATCGGTTCGCTCAATGTCCGCCTCTCGGAGAGCGATCTGCGTGAGCTCAACGAGAGCAAGACTACGATGCCGGTGGAAGGCAATCGCTATCCACCTGAGCATATGCGGCGCGTCGGCCTATAG
- a CDS encoding SRPBCC family protein, whose translation MNDRQENGSVLIEGRTTVKRASEVEMVVTRIFDAPARIVFEAWTNPELFARWWVPKSIGIPLRSCEMDVRTGGTYRLEFGKDAENTWAFFGKYLEVVPPSRIVWTNEEDENGAVSTVVFVEKDGKTLLTFTEVYPTKEALDESLGGMEGTPEQFEQLDELLASLSAGRA comes from the coding sequence ATGAACGATAGACAAGAGAATGGCTCGGTCCTGATCGAGGGCCGAACCACGGTGAAGCGGGCATCCGAGGTCGAGATGGTGGTGACGCGCATCTTCGATGCACCGGCCCGGATCGTGTTCGAGGCCTGGACCAATCCGGAGCTGTTTGCGCGCTGGTGGGTGCCCAAATCCATTGGCATACCGCTGCGCTCCTGCGAGATGGACGTGCGCACCGGCGGTACCTACCGCCTCGAATTCGGCAAGGACGCCGAAAACACCTGGGCCTTCTTCGGCAAATATCTCGAAGTGGTGCCACCGTCGCGGATCGTCTGGACTAACGAGGAAGACGAGAACGGCGCCGTCTCGACGGTGGTTTTCGTGGAAAAGGACGGCAAGACGCTGCTGACCTTCACTGAAGTCTACCCCACCAAGGAAGCGCTCGATGAATCCCTGGGCGGAATGGAAGGCACGCCCGAACAGTTCGAGCAGCTCGACGAACTCCTTGCCAGCCTCAGCGCCGGCCGCGCATGA
- a CDS encoding ArsR/SmtB family transcription factor — protein sequence MVQYSQTHFDASFAALSDATRRGILEQLGRADASVSDLAERFHMSLTGMKKHVSVLEQVGLVTTEKIGRVRTCRLGASRLEQEAEWIEQYRQLWDARFDKLDKVVEELKLKEKRDER from the coding sequence ATGGTTCAGTATTCTCAAACTCACTTTGATGCTTCCTTCGCCGCGCTCTCGGACGCCACCCGACGTGGCATTCTCGAGCAGTTGGGACGCGCCGACGCCTCGGTCTCGGACCTTGCCGAGAGGTTCCACATGAGCCTCACGGGCATGAAGAAGCATGTCAGCGTCCTCGAACAGGTGGGGCTGGTCACCACCGAGAAGATCGGCCGCGTGCGCACCTGCCGGCTCGGCGCCAGCCGCCTCGAGCAGGAGGCGGAGTGGATCGAACAGTACCGCCAGCTTTGGGACGCCCGTTTCGACAAGCTGGACAAGGTTGTCGAAGAACTCAAACTCAAGGAGAAACGCGATGAACGATAG
- a CDS encoding sigma-70 family RNA polymerase sigma factor, translated as MTTAALLDEFEANRPRLLSIARRLLGSASDAEDAVQDAWMRLTGSDATAIDNLGSWLTTVVSRLCLDRLRSRKRRGEEALEPFEETVVSTTDLPDAARDLADAVGDAMAQVIDRLHPAERVAFILHDMFDVPFETIATILGHSPASARQLASRARRRVQSGPLAAPDREARAAAVSAFLRATREGDLPGLIALLAPDVRFDFDDVAARLGSEQGLHGAEAVAHFFSGRARTAELAVVDGDPGIIIAPAGTVALALRVTFSGNRIVAIEAIADPDFIAEMAIRSLP; from the coding sequence ATGACCACTGCCGCCCTACTCGACGAATTCGAAGCCAACCGCCCGCGCCTCCTGAGCATTGCGCGGCGTCTGCTTGGCTCGGCCAGCGATGCGGAGGACGCGGTGCAGGATGCCTGGATGCGCCTCACCGGCAGCGACGCGACCGCTATCGACAATCTCGGCTCCTGGCTGACGACCGTCGTCAGTCGCCTCTGCCTCGACCGATTGCGCAGCCGCAAGCGGCGCGGCGAGGAGGCTTTGGAACCTTTCGAGGAAACCGTCGTGTCCACCACCGATCTGCCCGATGCGGCGCGCGATCTCGCCGATGCCGTGGGTGATGCCATGGCCCAGGTGATCGACCGCCTGCATCCCGCCGAGCGTGTCGCCTTCATTCTCCATGACATGTTCGACGTACCGTTCGAAACCATCGCGACCATTCTCGGGCACAGCCCGGCTTCGGCGCGCCAATTGGCCAGTCGGGCCCGTCGCCGCGTTCAGTCCGGCCCACTGGCCGCGCCCGACCGCGAAGCGCGAGCGGCGGCCGTTTCGGCATTCCTGCGAGCGACGCGCGAAGGCGATCTGCCTGGCCTGATCGCGCTGCTCGCGCCCGACGTCCGCTTCGACTTCGACGACGTCGCCGCGCGTCTCGGCTCCGAACAGGGCCTCCACGGGGCAGAGGCCGTCGCCCATTTCTTCAGCGGCCGCGCCAGAACAGCGGAGCTGGCCGTGGTCGATGGCGATCCGGGGATCATCATCGCGCCGGCAGGCACGGTGGCGCTTGCCCTGCGCGTCACCTTCTCGGGCAACCGCATCGTCGCCATCGAAGCCATCGCCGATCCCGACTTCATCGCGGAAATGGCCATTCGCTCCCTGCCTTGA
- a CDS encoding carboxymuconolactone decarboxylase family protein, translating into MNQRMQNPAFAIANVGPALMSLGQALGAARTGNIPPKLVLLTHIRTSQLNGCSYCVSFHSREAKKAGETEDRLYAVAAWRHSSLFTPAEKVALELTEAVTVVGGGEMVSDDLWAEASRHFTEEELATLLLEIATTNLWNRINAATRQQFHLKAAAAA; encoded by the coding sequence ATGAACCAGCGCATGCAGAACCCCGCCTTTGCCATCGCCAATGTCGGCCCCGCCCTGATGTCGCTCGGGCAGGCGCTCGGCGCCGCCCGTACCGGCAATATCCCGCCCAAGCTGGTGCTGTTGACGCATATCCGGACCAGCCAGCTCAATGGCTGCAGCTATTGCGTCAGCTTCCATTCCCGCGAGGCGAAGAAGGCAGGCGAGACCGAAGACCGGCTCTATGCCGTCGCAGCCTGGCGCCATTCGAGCCTCTTCACGCCGGCAGAGAAAGTCGCGCTCGAATTGACCGAGGCCGTGACTGTGGTTGGCGGCGGCGAGATGGTTTCGGACGACCTCTGGGCCGAAGCCAGCCGTCACTTCACCGAGGAAGAACTGGCTACGCTTCTGCTCGAAATCGCGACGACCAATCTCTGGAACCGCATCAATGCCGCAACCCGGCAGCAATTCCACCTCAAGGCAGCCGCTGCTGCGTGA
- a CDS encoding endonuclease/exonuclease/phosphatase family protein: MISVASYNIQKSIGTDFRRRPERILSVLQELDADVVALQEVDRRFGARVSSLSAATLENETDYRPVRFGVRPGSMGWHGNVILIRKNVEVLAQRTITLPALEPRGAVLADLKVGPERLRVVGMHLGLVGLWRKRQAQAVLSALGDLEETLPTVMMGDLNEWSVNGGCLKSFALEHHVGQPGPSFPSVRPVFGFDRIITSPELSIVESGVHGSQRARTASDHLPVWARLSRSVEAGAEAAE, encoded by the coding sequence ATGATTTCGGTGGCGTCCTACAATATCCAGAAATCCATCGGCACCGATTTCCGGCGGCGTCCGGAGCGAATTCTGTCGGTGCTCCAGGAGCTTGATGCGGATGTCGTGGCGCTGCAGGAGGTCGATCGCCGCTTTGGCGCCCGTGTCTCCTCGCTCAGCGCCGCCACCCTCGAAAATGAGACGGACTACCGCCCGGTGCGATTCGGCGTGCGGCCGGGGAGCATGGGCTGGCACGGCAACGTGATTCTCATTCGCAAGAATGTCGAAGTGCTCGCGCAACGTACCATCACCCTCCCGGCGCTGGAGCCGCGCGGCGCGGTGTTGGCCGATCTCAAGGTCGGGCCGGAGCGACTGCGCGTCGTCGGCATGCATCTGGGGCTCGTCGGCCTCTGGCGCAAGCGGCAGGCGCAGGCGGTGCTCAGTGCGCTGGGCGACCTCGAAGAGACGCTGCCCACCGTCATGATGGGCGATCTCAACGAGTGGAGCGTCAACGGCGGGTGCCTCAAGAGTTTCGCGCTGGAGCACCATGTGGGCCAGCCCGGCCCGAGCTTCCCCTCGGTCCGCCCGGTCTTCGGCTTCGACCGGATCATCACCAGCCCTGAGCTGTCCATCGTCGAAAGCGGCGTCCATGGCAGCCAGCGGGCCCGCACGGCCTCCGATCACCTGCCGGTCTGGGCGAGGCTGTCGCGCAGCGTCGAGGCGGGCGCTGAGGCGGCGGAATAG
- a CDS encoding glycosyltransferase family 2 protein gives MSADAAQPLVSVILPTYNRAATLPAAIASVLGQSYTNLELIVVDDASPQDIRALVEAIGDPRLRYVRRPANGGAGASRNTGLEHVRGELIAFQDSDDLWLPGKLERQVRTIMALPPAIGVVTAPKILYGRDAAFSFGPGKVAIAPDPAGRLEPGEDQVRHLLRQNRISLQNTLFRRASCPPAPWFDPLAPANEDWEFAIRLARQTRIHEDIEPVALGFISPDSISRNTRKECRGVLRIVSRNKDILAGEPALRAHFLLHLARQMRAIGRPKLARRMIIESVRIYPPSVLELIAVMGRRLRRLLHRQPKAAPAYSAASAPASTLRDSLAQTGR, from the coding sequence ATGAGCGCCGACGCCGCCCAGCCGCTGGTTTCGGTGATCCTGCCGACCTATAACCGCGCGGCGACCCTGCCCGCGGCCATCGCGAGCGTGCTCGGCCAATCCTACACCAATCTCGAACTGATCGTGGTCGACGACGCCTCGCCGCAGGATATCCGCGCGCTGGTCGAGGCGATCGGCGATCCACGGCTGCGCTATGTACGGCGGCCGGCCAATGGCGGCGCCGGCGCGTCGCGGAATACCGGGCTCGAGCACGTCCGTGGCGAGCTCATCGCCTTCCAGGACAGCGACGACCTCTGGCTGCCCGGCAAGCTCGAACGGCAGGTGCGGACCATCATGGCCCTGCCTCCGGCGATCGGCGTGGTGACGGCGCCCAAGATACTCTATGGGCGCGACGCCGCTTTCAGCTTCGGGCCGGGCAAGGTGGCCATCGCGCCCGATCCGGCGGGACGGCTGGAACCGGGGGAGGACCAGGTTCGCCACCTGCTGCGGCAGAACCGGATCAGCCTCCAGAACACGCTTTTCCGCCGCGCGAGCTGCCCGCCCGCGCCATGGTTCGATCCCCTGGCTCCCGCCAACGAGGACTGGGAATTCGCCATACGGCTGGCCCGGCAGACGCGGATACACGAGGATATCGAGCCGGTGGCGCTGGGCTTCATCTCGCCCGACAGCATTTCGCGCAATACGCGCAAGGAATGCCGCGGCGTGCTGCGTATCGTCTCGCGCAACAAGGATATTCTGGCCGGCGAGCCTGCTTTGCGAGCCCATTTCCTGCTGCACCTGGCGCGGCAGATGCGCGCCATCGGCCGCCCGAAACTGGCGCGGCGCATGATCATCGAAAGCGTTCGGATTTATCCGCCCAGCGTTTTAGAACTCATAGCGGTGATGGGGCGGCGGCTCAGGCGGCTCCTGCACAGGCAGCCGAAAGCGGCTCCTGCCTATTCCGCCGCCTCAGCGCCCGCCTCGACGCTGCGCGACAGCCTCGCCCAGACCGGCAGGTGA